One part of the Methylobacterium mesophilicum SR1.6/6 genome encodes these proteins:
- a CDS encoding cell division protein FtsX, with protein sequence MSIQAISRARSQSPTGALDPTTPANLRRNAPLVPTDTAAGRSLAAVIAILTFLAGLCAGAAEMVAANAVQWQGDVAQEVTIQIRPGPGRDVDADVARATGIAKAEPGIAETRVFSKAEAERLLEPWLGSGLDLSDLPVPRLIALKIDVNRSADLKRLRSRLLEALPGVASLDDHVLWLQRLSTAANAFVGVGIGLVILVLVATGLAVTFATRGAMASNREVVEVLHFVGADDDYIARAFQRRFFGLGLRGGAIGAGAAILAFVIAGLLARAARSGPAGQEVEALFGAFHVGLRGYASVILIGVIASLVTGVVSRITVRRFLA encoded by the coding sequence ATGAGCATACAAGCCATCTCGCGGGCACGGTCGCAGAGCCCGACCGGCGCCCTGGATCCGACCACGCCGGCGAACCTGCGCCGCAACGCTCCGCTCGTCCCGACCGACACCGCGGCCGGGCGCTCGCTGGCGGCCGTCATCGCCATCCTGACCTTTCTGGCGGGCCTCTGCGCCGGAGCAGCCGAGATGGTCGCGGCCAATGCGGTGCAGTGGCAGGGCGATGTGGCCCAGGAGGTGACGATCCAGATCCGTCCCGGGCCTGGACGCGACGTCGACGCGGACGTGGCCCGGGCCACCGGCATCGCCAAGGCGGAGCCGGGCATCGCCGAGACGCGGGTCTTCTCCAAGGCCGAGGCCGAGCGCCTCCTGGAACCCTGGCTGGGGAGCGGCCTCGACCTCTCGGACCTTCCGGTCCCGCGGCTGATCGCGCTCAAGATCGACGTCAACCGCAGCGCCGACCTGAAGCGTCTCCGGTCCCGGCTGCTGGAAGCCCTCCCCGGTGTCGCCAGCCTCGACGATCACGTCCTCTGGCTTCAGCGGCTCTCGACGGCCGCCAACGCCTTCGTGGGCGTCGGCATCGGGCTGGTGATCCTCGTTCTGGTCGCGACGGGCCTCGCCGTGACCTTCGCAACGCGCGGCGCCATGGCGAGCAACCGCGAGGTCGTCGAGGTGCTGCATTTCGTCGGCGCCGACGACGATTATATCGCCCGCGCCTTCCAGAGGCGGTTCTTCGGCCTCGGCCTGCGCGGCGGCGCGATCGGAGCGGGAGCGGCGATCCTCGCGTTCGTGATCGCCGGGCTGCTGGCGCGCGCCGCTCGCTCGGGTCCGGCCGGCCAGGAGGTGGAGGCCCTGTTCGGAGCCTTCCATGTCGGGCTGCGCGGCTACGCGAGCGTCATCCTGATCGGCGTGATCGCGTCGCTGGTCACCGGCGTGGTCTCGCGGATCACCGTGCGGCGCTTTCTCGCTTGA
- a CDS encoding YdcF family protein, giving the protein MLRASDPLSTDIVGWAWHEWGRPGRTLSGRAPQPRGRIALWTCGAGACFGALALIAGFLIFVGALARHERTPLDRADGIVALTGGAQRIGDAIDLLAGGYGRRLLITGVNERTSRDEIARLNPTQRALIACCVDLDYRARNTIGNAIETRRWMRAHRFSTVAVVTSNYHMPRTLVELDHALQDSDRVLPHPVVTEAFDADRWWQSPIAAKLVASEYVKFLASWVRTRFEADPERSRAAILIGRRKPVKMVAEPLMMRGVD; this is encoded by the coding sequence ATGCTGCGCGCATCGGATCCGCTCTCGACCGACATCGTCGGCTGGGCTTGGCACGAGTGGGGTCGCCCCGGTCGTACCCTCTCGGGCCGCGCGCCGCAGCCGCGGGGCCGGATTGCCTTGTGGACCTGCGGCGCGGGGGCTTGTTTCGGGGCCCTGGCGTTAATCGCCGGCTTCCTGATCTTCGTCGGCGCCCTCGCCCGTCACGAACGGACACCGCTCGACAGGGCGGACGGCATCGTGGCGCTCACCGGCGGCGCTCAGCGGATCGGCGACGCGATCGACCTGCTGGCCGGCGGCTACGGGCGGCGCCTGCTGATCACCGGCGTCAACGAGCGCACAAGCCGCGATGAGATCGCCCGGCTGAATCCGACCCAGCGCGCGCTGATCGCTTGCTGCGTGGACCTCGATTACCGGGCGCGCAACACGATCGGCAATGCCATCGAGACACGGCGCTGGATGCGGGCGCACCGCTTCAGCACCGTCGCGGTGGTCACGTCGAACTACCACATGCCCCGGACGCTCGTGGAGCTGGATCATGCCTTGCAGGACAGCGACCGCGTCCTGCCCCATCCGGTGGTGACGGAGGCCTTCGATGCCGACCGGTGGTGGCAAAGTCCGATCGCCGCGAAGCTCGTCGCCTCGGAATACGTGAAGTTTCTGGCGAGCTGGGTGCGGACGCGCTTCGAGGCCGATCCGGAGCGCTCGCGGGCGGCGATTCTGATCGGGCGCCGCAAGCCCGTGAAGATGGTGGCCGAGCCGTTGATGATGCGCGGCGTCGACTAA
- the ptsN gene encoding PTS IIA-like nitrogen regulatory protein PtsN gives MPVLEFLDPESVVPSLRARAKKQVLQDLAAQAARRLPALGERPVFETLLQRERLGSTGIGDGVAIPHGKLPGLDRLFGLFARFDRPVDFEALDGQPVDIAFLLLAPEGAGADHLKALAQVARILREPGMLAHIRAARDAGALYALLTRSTAPQAA, from the coding sequence ATGCCAGTTCTGGAATTCCTCGACCCCGAATCGGTCGTGCCCTCCCTGCGCGCGCGGGCGAAGAAGCAGGTGCTTCAGGATCTCGCCGCCCAGGCGGCGCGCCGCCTTCCGGCCCTCGGGGAACGGCCCGTCTTCGAGACCCTGCTCCAGAGGGAACGTCTCGGCTCGACCGGAATCGGCGATGGGGTGGCGATCCCCCACGGCAAGCTGCCGGGCCTCGATCGCTTGTTCGGTCTGTTCGCCCGCTTCGACCGACCGGTGGATTTCGAGGCGCTCGACGGTCAGCCGGTCGACATCGCGTTCCTGCTGCTCGCCCCCGAAGGTGCGGGTGCGGACCATCTGAAGGCTCTGGCGCAGGTCGCCCGGATTCTGCGCGAGCCGGGCATGCTCGCCCATATCCGGGCCGCGCGGGACGCCGGCGCGCTCTACGCCCTGCTGACCCGCTCCACGGCGCCGCAGGCCGCCTGA
- a CDS encoding ribosome hibernation promotion factor, translating into MGSLRVTGHGVDLGESLRGRVEERMAAIQTKYLDSHMNGSCSGHVTLRRDGTAFRTDCVLHLVSGLTIEANGFAHDARSSFEQTAERLETRLRRYKHRLKQHATGPGDDAAVEAAYAVLAAPDDEEDEAGEGDAHPPIVAESTKTLQRRTIGEAVTALDMTGSPVVVFVHAGTGRVNVVYRRSDGAIGWVDPPNAGE; encoded by the coding sequence ATGGGTTCGTTGCGGGTCACCGGCCACGGCGTAGATCTCGGCGAGAGTCTGCGCGGCCGCGTCGAGGAGCGGATGGCCGCCATCCAGACCAAATACCTGGACTCGCACATGAACGGATCCTGCTCCGGCCATGTCACGCTTCGTCGGGACGGGACGGCCTTCCGGACGGACTGCGTGTTGCATCTCGTCTCGGGCCTGACCATCGAGGCGAACGGCTTCGCCCACGATGCCCGGTCGAGCTTCGAGCAGACCGCGGAGCGCCTCGAGACGCGGCTGCGCCGCTACAAGCACCGGCTGAAGCAGCATGCGACCGGGCCGGGTGACGATGCGGCGGTCGAGGCCGCCTACGCGGTCCTCGCCGCACCCGACGACGAGGAGGACGAGGCGGGGGAGGGCGATGCGCATCCGCCGATCGTCGCCGAGAGCACCAAGACCCTGCAGCGCCGCACGATCGGCGAGGCGGTGACGGCCCTCGATATGACGGGATCCCCAGTGGTTGTGTTCGTCCACGCTGGAACCGGCCGCGTCAACGTCGTATATCGGCGCAGCGACGGCGCTATTGGCTGGGTGGACCCTCCCAACGCCGGCGAGTGA
- a CDS encoding glucan biosynthesis protein D encodes MTIATRPQAAPTRRSLLAGALGVAAGSLPRQSWAADPEKAAPFPGPGDAFGPDTLTDLARARAKAPYVAPKTNDVPAVLKNLSREVYEAIRPAEGRAVWADRSLGYTLEPLLRGAIFDTAVSLYLVEDGHVQPVAYDKTAYLTLGVELPELTAETAFSGFRLRAKFDDGEEPSNFALFQGGSFFRLVAQGQDFGINARALALRPADSRGEEFPLFRALFIEAPAPGQPIVVHALAESESATAAFRLTLMPGREVSTAAIDGTVFARADLDHIGLGGMQGSYLFGALDRNRVDDLRAAAFSVEGLAIRNGYGEPIWRPVHNPETLQVSAFLDRGPKGFGLMQRARAYADFEDDKRHWEQRPSLWLEPQDDWNEGSVTLLEIPSDSELNENVFAYWRAKAKLAKGNEMRFLCRQHWSKGWPDPLPPEIARVRDSRCGHGSGGNRRLFAVDFEGDMLFQSGDIAVDLSASAGTITRQDQFRYPERKTLRILFELDPGSERATELRLALRRGQARISETWLFRWTA; translated from the coding sequence ATGACGATCGCCACCCGACCTCAAGCCGCCCCGACCCGCCGCTCCCTTCTGGCCGGAGCGCTGGGCGTCGCCGCGGGGTCGCTTCCTCGGCAATCCTGGGCCGCGGATCCGGAAAAGGCGGCGCCGTTTCCCGGACCCGGCGACGCCTTCGGGCCCGACACGCTCACCGATCTCGCCCGCGCGCGTGCGAAGGCGCCCTACGTCGCCCCGAAGACCAACGACGTGCCGGCGGTTCTCAAGAACCTGTCGCGGGAGGTCTACGAGGCCATCCGACCGGCCGAGGGGCGCGCCGTCTGGGCGGACCGGAGCCTCGGCTACACACTCGAACCCCTGCTGCGCGGCGCGATCTTCGACACCGCGGTGTCGCTCTACCTCGTCGAGGACGGGCACGTGCAGCCGGTCGCCTACGACAAGACGGCCTACCTCACGCTGGGCGTCGAGCTGCCGGAGCTGACCGCCGAGACGGCCTTCTCGGGCTTCCGCCTGCGCGCAAAGTTCGACGACGGCGAAGAGCCATCGAACTTCGCGCTGTTCCAGGGCGGTTCCTTCTTCCGCCTCGTGGCGCAGGGACAGGATTTCGGCATCAACGCCCGAGCCCTGGCCCTGCGACCGGCCGACTCGCGGGGCGAGGAGTTCCCGCTGTTTCGCGCCCTGTTCATCGAGGCGCCCGCACCCGGCCAGCCGATCGTGGTCCATGCGCTCGCCGAGTCGGAATCGGCGACGGCGGCGTTCCGCCTCACGCTGATGCCCGGCCGCGAGGTCTCGACCGCGGCGATCGACGGCACCGTGTTTGCCCGGGCCGATCTCGACCATATCGGGCTGGGCGGCATGCAGGGCAGCTATCTGTTCGGCGCCCTCGACCGGAACCGCGTCGACGATCTGCGTGCGGCCGCCTTCTCGGTCGAAGGCCTGGCGATCCGCAACGGCTACGGCGAGCCGATCTGGCGACCCGTCCACAACCCCGAGACCTTGCAGGTCTCGGCCTTCCTGGACCGGGGCCCGAAGGGTTTCGGCCTGATGCAGCGCGCCCGTGCCTATGCCGATTTCGAGGACGACAAGCGGCACTGGGAGCAGCGTCCGTCCCTCTGGCTCGAGCCGCAGGACGATTGGAACGAGGGTTCGGTGACGCTGCTCGAGATCCCGAGCGATTCCGAGCTGAACGAGAACGTCTTCGCCTATTGGCGGGCCAAGGCGAAGCTCGCCAAGGGCAACGAGATGCGGTTCCTCTGCCGCCAGCACTGGTCGAAAGGCTGGCCCGATCCCCTGCCACCCGAGATCGCGCGGGTGCGCGACAGCCGGTGCGGTCATGGCAGCGGCGGCAACCGTCGCCTCTTCGCCGTCGACTTCGAGGGCGACATGCTGTTCCAGTCCGGCGACATCGCGGTCGATCTCAGCGCCTCAGCGGGGACGATCACGCGTCAGGATCAGTTCCGATACCCGGAGCGAAAGACCCTGCGGATCCTGTTCGAGCTCGACCCCGGGAGCGAACGGGCGACCGAATTGCGTCTCGCTCTGAGGCGCGGACAGGCGCGAATCAGCGAGACGTGGCTGTTTCGGTGGACCGCATGA
- the mdoH gene encoding glucans biosynthesis glucosyltransferase MdoH gives MPLDETRTLADPAPRSPTEPSLSNGQADFGLPPEAPLAMPPQDLARWDRESGHVPVRPAGSPWLSRLAVFGGATVLTAYGGWQMVQTVSVSGSPTALQLVLVVLFCLTFSWIALAFTSALLGFGLLLRPGPSTREPTALSSRTAVLMPVYNEATARTFAGVEAMHEAVAATGLGKHFDWFVLSDSTQADAWIAEERAYLELRERLGPEARLYYRHRPKNHHRKAGNIGDFVSRWGGQYDHMLVLDADSLMSGSAIVALAAAMEADPDAGIIQTLPLIINRNTLFARLQQFAARIYGPVIAAGLAAWSGRDGNYWGHNAIIRTRAFASSCGLPDLPGKPPFGGHILSHDFVEAALIRRAGWAVYMLHRLPGSYEESPPSLIDVAVRDRRWAQGNLQHARVIGAAGLHPATRQHFATGIAGYLASPLWLLQLVVGILLVLQTATERPDYFGGAGFSPVFPRFDPVRALQLFGLTMAVLLAPKILGLILALLNGPVRRACGGAGRLVLSSLVEILLSALVAPVAMVVQSGSVASILLGRDTGWNPQRRDDGSIPLRDIIARHSWHTALGLVAGIAAFAIATSLFLWMSPTILGLVLAIPISWASGQLDLGLALKRRGLLGTPEEAAPPEIARHAGALTARNAAMGFDTADALASLHADPALAQAHARMLPPGRSRPRGAIDPDQTLATAKICEAETVADAQAWLSAKERMALLHDRALVDRLIRL, from the coding sequence ATGCCGTTGGACGAGACCAGAACCCTCGCGGACCCGGCGCCTCGGAGTCCGACCGAGCCAAGCCTCTCGAACGGCCAGGCGGATTTCGGCCTGCCGCCCGAGGCACCGCTGGCGATGCCGCCTCAGGATCTTGCCCGCTGGGACCGCGAATCTGGCCATGTGCCCGTCCGGCCGGCAGGATCCCCTTGGCTCTCCCGCCTCGCGGTCTTCGGCGGCGCCACGGTGCTGACAGCCTACGGCGGCTGGCAGATGGTGCAGACCGTCTCGGTCTCCGGCAGCCCGACCGCGCTGCAGCTCGTTCTGGTGGTCCTCTTCTGCCTGACCTTCTCGTGGATCGCCCTGGCGTTCACGAGCGCTCTGCTTGGCTTCGGTCTGCTGCTGCGGCCCGGGCCATCCACGCGCGAGCCCACGGCCCTGTCGAGCCGCACGGCGGTCCTGATGCCGGTCTACAACGAGGCGACGGCGCGCACCTTCGCGGGCGTCGAGGCGATGCACGAGGCCGTGGCCGCCACCGGGCTCGGCAAGCACTTCGACTGGTTCGTCCTGTCCGATTCGACCCAGGCCGACGCCTGGATCGCGGAGGAAAGGGCCTATCTCGAACTGCGTGAGCGGCTGGGCCCCGAGGCCCGGCTCTATTATCGCCATCGGCCGAAGAACCATCATCGCAAGGCGGGCAACATCGGAGATTTCGTCAGCCGCTGGGGCGGTCAGTACGACCACATGCTCGTGCTCGACGCCGACAGCCTCATGAGCGGCTCGGCCATCGTGGCACTCGCCGCCGCCATGGAGGCGGATCCGGACGCGGGCATCATCCAGACGCTGCCGCTGATCATCAACCGGAACACCCTGTTCGCCCGGCTTCAGCAATTCGCGGCCCGGATCTACGGGCCGGTGATCGCCGCCGGGCTCGCCGCCTGGTCGGGCCGGGACGGCAACTACTGGGGCCACAATGCCATCATCCGGACGCGGGCCTTCGCGTCGTCCTGCGGCCTGCCCGACCTGCCCGGGAAGCCGCCCTTCGGCGGCCATATCCTGTCGCACGACTTCGTCGAGGCGGCGCTCATCCGGCGGGCCGGTTGGGCGGTCTACATGCTCCACCGGCTGCCGGGGTCCTATGAAGAGAGCCCCCCGTCGCTGATCGACGTCGCCGTCCGCGACCGGCGCTGGGCACAGGGCAATCTCCAGCACGCGCGGGTGATCGGCGCGGCCGGCCTCCATCCGGCGACGCGTCAGCACTTCGCCACCGGCATCGCCGGATACCTCGCCTCGCCCTTGTGGCTCCTCCAACTGGTGGTCGGTATCCTGCTGGTGCTCCAGACCGCCACGGAGCGGCCGGACTATTTCGGCGGCGCCGGGTTCTCACCGGTGTTCCCGCGCTTCGACCCGGTCCGCGCCCTCCAGCTCTTCGGCCTCACCATGGCTGTGCTGCTGGCCCCGAAGATCCTGGGTCTGATCCTCGCCCTCCTGAACGGTCCGGTCCGGCGCGCCTGCGGTGGCGCCGGGCGGCTCGTCCTGTCCAGCCTCGTGGAGATTCTCCTGTCCGCCCTCGTGGCGCCCGTCGCGATGGTGGTCCAGTCCGGCTCGGTGGCGAGCATCCTGCTCGGCCGCGACACGGGCTGGAACCCGCAGCGGCGCGACGACGGCTCGATTCCGCTGCGGGACATCATCGCCCGGCACAGCTGGCACACGGCGCTCGGCCTCGTCGCCGGGATCGCGGCCTTCGCCATCGCGACCTCCCTGTTCCTCTGGATGAGCCCCACGATCCTGGGTCTCGTTCTGGCGATCCCGATCTCCTGGGCGAGTGGCCAACTCGACCTCGGCCTCGCGCTCAAGCGTCGGGGCCTCCTCGGGACGCCCGAAGAGGCGGCGCCGCCCGAGATCGCCCGGCACGCCGGCGCCCTGACGGCCCGCAACGCCGCGATGGGGTTTGATACGGCCGATGCCCTGGCGTCGCTCCACGCCGATCCCGCCCTCGCGCAGGCGCATGCCCGGATGCTGCCGCCCGGACGATCCAGGCCGCGCGGCGCGATCGACCCGGACCAGACCCTCGCCACCGCCAAGATCTGTGAAGCCGAGACGGTTGCGGACGCTCAGGCCTGGCTCTCGGCGAAGGAGCGCATGGCGCTGCTGCATGATCGAGCACTGGTGGACAGGCTGATCCGCCTCTGA
- a CDS encoding Tex family protein produces the protein MKPVNALIAEELGVAEAQVAAAVALLDGGATVPFIARYRKETTGALDDMQLRRLEVRLTYLRDLNDRRRAIVASIESQGHMTPALTAALDAADTKARLEDLYLPFRPKRRSKAQTAREAGLAPLAEALLKQPERRPEATAAPYLSPERGITDSEAALEGARAILIEMFAEDADLVGRLRADFWRGGQLVSQVRKGKAQEGAKFTDYFDWSERLERMPSHRVLAIFRGEREGVLDVRLEAEHAQAQSGTPSPFETAIAHRFGIAARARPGDAWLLDTVRAAWRTKIRPGIAQDSRTRLFERAEDEAVTVFAGNLKDLLLAAPAGGRATMGLDPGYRNGVKVAVADRTGRIVAVETTYPHEPQRRWREAVSILGRLCQLHGVELLAIGNGTASRETERLAAEIVAENPSLNLAKVVVSEAGASVYSASEIAAGELPDLDVSHRGAASIARRLQDPLAELVKIDPKSIGVGQYQHDVSEAKLSRSLAGVVEDAVNAVGVDVNTASPALLAQVSGLGSALAGRIVTHRDSHGPFRTRAALKAVPGLGPKTFELAAGFLRIQGGDDPLDASGVHPEAYPVVNRILKATKSDIRVLLGNAPALGQLSPAAFVDARFGLPTVRDIFSELEKPGRDPRPAFRTARFQDGVESIGDLRPGMQLEGVVTNVAAFGAFVDIGVHQDGLVHVSAMARRRVASPAEVVRIGEVIRVLVLNVDVPRKRIALSMRLDDPVDTAGPTRQAGGTVREPQRSRSTESSGAAATGPLAEALKRAAAAPSRRR, from the coding sequence ATGAAACCCGTCAATGCGCTCATTGCGGAGGAACTCGGCGTCGCGGAGGCGCAGGTCGCTGCGGCGGTCGCGCTTCTGGACGGCGGAGCCACCGTCCCGTTCATCGCCCGCTACCGCAAGGAAACGACCGGAGCGCTCGACGACATGCAACTGCGCAGGCTTGAAGTACGCCTGACTTATTTGCGCGATCTCAATGACCGCCGACGCGCCATCGTGGCGAGCATCGAGTCCCAGGGCCACATGACGCCGGCGCTGACGGCAGCCCTCGACGCCGCCGACACGAAGGCGCGGCTGGAGGATCTCTATCTGCCCTTCCGACCGAAGCGGCGGTCGAAGGCGCAGACAGCCCGCGAGGCGGGTCTCGCGCCGCTGGCCGAGGCACTGCTGAAGCAACCGGAACGCAGGCCCGAAGCGACGGCGGCGCCGTACCTGTCACCCGAACGCGGAATCACCGATTCCGAGGCGGCCCTGGAGGGAGCCCGGGCGATCCTGATCGAGATGTTCGCGGAGGATGCCGACCTCGTCGGCCGCCTGCGTGCGGACTTCTGGCGCGGTGGACAGCTCGTGTCACAGGTCCGCAAGGGCAAGGCGCAGGAGGGCGCCAAGTTCACCGATTACTTCGACTGGTCCGAACGCCTGGAGCGTATGCCCTCGCACCGCGTGCTGGCGATCTTCCGCGGCGAGCGCGAGGGCGTGCTCGACGTGCGTCTGGAGGCCGAACACGCTCAGGCCCAGTCCGGCACCCCGAGCCCGTTCGAGACGGCGATCGCGCATCGGTTCGGGATCGCCGCGCGGGCGCGCCCCGGCGACGCTTGGCTGCTCGATACCGTCCGCGCGGCGTGGCGCACGAAGATCAGACCCGGCATCGCGCAGGATTCGCGCACCCGCCTGTTCGAGCGCGCCGAGGACGAGGCCGTGACCGTGTTCGCCGGCAACCTGAAGGATCTGCTCCTGGCCGCGCCGGCCGGTGGCCGGGCCACGATGGGGCTCGACCCGGGCTACCGGAACGGCGTGAAGGTGGCGGTGGCGGATCGCACCGGCCGGATCGTCGCGGTCGAGACCACCTATCCGCACGAGCCTCAGCGCCGCTGGCGGGAGGCGGTCTCGATCCTCGGTCGGCTGTGCCAGCTCCACGGCGTCGAACTCCTCGCCATCGGCAACGGCACAGCCTCGCGCGAGACGGAGCGGCTCGCCGCCGAGATCGTCGCCGAGAACCCGAGCCTCAATCTCGCGAAGGTGGTGGTGTCCGAGGCGGGCGCCTCGGTCTATTCCGCCTCCGAGATCGCTGCCGGCGAATTGCCCGATCTCGATGTCTCGCATCGCGGCGCGGCTTCGATCGCCCGGCGTCTTCAGGATCCCCTCGCGGAACTCGTGAAGATCGATCCGAAATCGATCGGCGTCGGCCAGTACCAGCACGATGTCAGCGAGGCGAAGCTGTCGCGTTCACTCGCCGGAGTCGTGGAGGATGCGGTCAACGCCGTGGGTGTCGACGTGAACACGGCCTCCCCTGCCCTCCTCGCGCAGGTGTCGGGACTCGGATCCGCGCTCGCGGGCCGGATCGTCACGCATCGGGACTCGCACGGCCCGTTCCGGACGCGCGCGGCGCTCAAGGCTGTGCCGGGTCTCGGCCCGAAGACCTTCGAGCTGGCCGCAGGCTTCCTGCGGATCCAAGGAGGCGACGATCCGCTGGACGCGTCCGGCGTCCATCCGGAAGCCTACCCGGTGGTGAACCGGATCCTGAAGGCGACGAAAAGCGATATCCGTGTCCTGCTCGGCAACGCACCGGCCCTCGGCCAGCTTTCGCCCGCCGCCTTCGTCGACGCGCGTTTCGGCCTACCGACCGTGCGCGACATCTTCTCTGAGCTGGAAAAGCCAGGACGCGACCCGCGGCCGGCCTTCCGGACCGCGCGCTTCCAGGACGGTGTCGAGTCGATCGGCGATCTCCGGCCGGGCATGCAGCTTGAGGGTGTCGTGACGAACGTGGCCGCCTTCGGCGCCTTCGTCGATATCGGCGTCCATCAGGACGGCCTCGTCCACGTCTCGGCGATGGCGCGCCGGCGCGTGGCATCGCCCGCCGAAGTGGTGCGGATCGGCGAGGTTATCCGGGTCCTCGTCCTCAACGTCGATGTGCCGCGCAAGCGGATCGCCCTCTCGATGCGGCTCGACGACCCGGTCGATACGGCTGGACCCACCCGGCAAGCCGGCGGAACGGTTCGCGAACCGCAACGAAGCCGCTCGACCGAGTCATCGGGCGCGGCGGCGACTGGCCCCCTCGCCGAGGCGCTCAAGCGGGCTGCTGCCGCGCCGTCACGCCGCCGATGA
- a CDS encoding ATP-grasp domain-containing protein: MIGQARLLRAAFEGADMVALAQHIASRANNGMVEAGAALDLATIFLLLHRFEEALKLQNDVLQSHQHFMLRSNVPGARTRVLVIAAPGDLMANTPIDFLLDDPAFSVEYLFVLPGREAPRQLPDHDAVIVGVAYSRAHEPILEALSEAAAHWLRPVINHPRHVLRTSRHGIAEALADAPGILVPRVVRAGRVDLLAEGGALPEGFEFPVLVRPVDTHAGNDLRKIEDSATLREAIHGTGADEIYLTEFCDYRDADGLFRKYRIALIDGAPFLCHMAIRDHWMIHYLNAGMLEDPDKRAAEAAAMRTFDQDFALRHQEAFAEMHRRLGLDYVVMDCAESHDGRLLIFEADTGMVVHDMDSADMFPYKPPQMRKVFKAFQQALSERCRFV, translated from the coding sequence ATGATCGGCCAGGCCCGCCTGCTCCGAGCAGCGTTCGAGGGCGCGGATATGGTTGCGCTCGCGCAGCACATCGCGTCCCGGGCGAACAACGGTATGGTCGAAGCGGGCGCGGCGCTCGATCTGGCGACGATCTTCCTCCTGCTGCACCGCTTCGAGGAGGCGCTCAAGCTTCAGAACGACGTTCTTCAGAGCCATCAGCATTTCATGCTGCGGTCGAATGTGCCGGGGGCCCGGACGAGGGTCCTCGTCATCGCCGCGCCCGGCGATCTCATGGCGAATACGCCGATCGACTTCCTCCTGGACGACCCGGCCTTCTCCGTGGAATACCTCTTCGTCCTTCCCGGGCGGGAGGCGCCGCGGCAGCTTCCGGACCATGACGCTGTCATCGTCGGCGTTGCCTATTCCCGGGCGCACGAGCCGATACTCGAAGCCCTGAGCGAGGCCGCCGCGCATTGGCTCCGGCCGGTCATCAATCATCCGCGCCATGTCCTGAGGACCTCGCGCCACGGCATCGCCGAGGCGCTGGCGGACGCGCCAGGGATCCTCGTCCCGCGCGTCGTGCGCGCCGGCAGGGTGGACCTCCTGGCAGAGGGGGGTGCCCTGCCGGAGGGCTTCGAATTCCCGGTCCTGGTCCGACCGGTCGACACGCATGCGGGGAACGATCTGCGGAAGATCGAGGATAGCGCCACGCTGAGAGAGGCGATCCACGGTACGGGCGCGGACGAGATCTACCTGACAGAGTTTTGCGACTACAGGGATGCGGACGGCTTATTCCGCAAGTATCGGATCGCTCTCATCGATGGGGCACCATTTCTCTGCCACATGGCAATCCGGGATCATTGGATGATCCACTATCTGAACGCCGGCATGCTTGAGGATCCGGACAAGCGGGCCGCGGAGGCGGCAGCGATGAGGACGTTCGATCAGGACTTCGCCCTTCGCCATCAGGAGGCGTTCGCCGAGATGCACCGGCGCCTGGGACTGGATTACGTCGTCATGGATTGCGCGGAGAGCCACGATGGCCGGCTGCTGATCTTCGAAGCGGATACCGGCATGGTTGTCCACGACATGGATTCCGCCGACATGTTTCCGTACAAGCCGCCACAAATGCGCAAGGTGTTCAAAGCTTTTCAACAGGCGCTGAGCGAGCGTTGCCGCTTCGTGTGA
- a CDS encoding glycosyltransferase, with protein sequence MIAQPTLEASRPNASAPVAIPHVAVAIPCGTMVHADFAVSLGSMMHTLGEMPMSIVVGKSSIVADARNLGLEFAQKQNADYILFIDSDMTFPRDALLKLLVRNVDIIGATYSRRTAPFNFLGDILPEQPADAPKGLLEMARIPTGFLLVKSTVFERLKRPYFRFRVDEEAGVNIGEDYDFSDRVRSLGFRIWCDPYLSKELGHIGEQAFKL encoded by the coding sequence GTGATCGCTCAGCCAACCCTCGAAGCCAGCCGTCCAAACGCGAGCGCGCCGGTGGCGATTCCGCACGTCGCCGTGGCGATCCCATGCGGCACGATGGTTCATGCGGACTTTGCTGTCAGCCTCGGGTCGATGATGCACACCCTCGGCGAGATGCCGATGTCAATCGTGGTCGGCAAATCCTCCATCGTCGCGGATGCGCGCAACTTAGGCCTGGAGTTCGCACAGAAGCAGAATGCCGATTACATCCTGTTCATCGACAGCGACATGACGTTTCCACGCGACGCCTTGTTGAAGCTGCTGGTGCGCAACGTCGATATCATCGGTGCGACCTATTCCCGCCGCACGGCACCCTTTAATTTCCTGGGTGACATCCTGCCGGAACAGCCGGCCGATGCGCCGAAGGGCCTGCTGGAAATGGCGCGGATTCCCACCGGGTTTCTCCTGGTGAAATCGACGGTGTTCGAGCGTCTGAAACGCCCGTACTTCCGTTTCAGGGTCGATGAGGAAGCAGGGGTCAATATCGGCGAGGATTACGATTTCAGTGATCGGGTCCGTTCGCTGGGATTCAGGATCTGGTGCGATCCGTATCTGAGCAAGGAACTCGGCCACATCGGCGAGCAAGCCTTCAAGCTCTGA